In Musa acuminata AAA Group cultivar baxijiao chromosome BXJ2-8, Cavendish_Baxijiao_AAA, whole genome shotgun sequence, one genomic interval encodes:
- the LOC135619037 gene encoding transcription factor UNE10-like, whose protein sequence is MSQRVPSWDVDDPPFNPSSSNLPLHRYHPSGAPLGRLMGYEVAELAWENGQLALHGLVPSRTGAKPGADTACSKHHLHHHPSGTLESVVNQATGAAARSPVLEGWLRRSASVAVDALVPCQDDVASNRIADPDAPPCCKRARMVGVCSSQGSAAGSLPGRVDSTTFVTLDTWREDDVGLTATATTATATDTSAWPETENTSLGKRKVRALYDHVSISHTSSQTKPDSLSDEEEKDNKREVGKPSGATKKSRAAAIHNQSERKRRDRINQRMKTLQKLVPNSSKTDKASMLDEVIEYLKQLQAQVQMMSRISSMMVAAMPQLQMPMVAQLLPHMAQFPQLPHMGLMDFASIGRSVPPVLPLLHPSAFLHLAATGGWDGIGDRRPVGSVLPDPFSALLACQMAQQPMSLDEYSRMVTLLQHLSQNQSPANLKSS, encoded by the exons ATGAGCCAGCGTGTGCCGAGCTGGGACGTTGATGATCCGCCTTTCAACCCTTCCTCATCCAACCTTCCCCTTCATCGTTACCATCCTTCTGGCGCTCCTCTCGGCCGTTT GATGGGCTACGAGGTGGCGGAGCTGGCGTGGGAGAACGGGCAGCTCGCGCTGCACGGCCTCGTCCCGTCTCGAACCGGCGCCAAGCCCGGCGCCGACACGGCCTGTAGCAAGcaccacctccaccaccaccccAGCGGCACCCTGGAGTCGGTGGTGAACCAGGCCACCGGCGCCGCGGCGAGGAGCCCTGTTCTCGAAGGCTGGCTTCGTCGCTCGGCTTCCGTGGCGGTCGACGCGCTCGTCCCGTGCCAGGACGACGTCGCCAGCAACCGGATCGCCGACCCGGACGCGCCGCCCTGCTGTAAGCGCGCGCGGATGGTGGGGGTGTGCTCAAGCCAGGGTAGCGCGGCGGGATCCCTGCCCGGCCGCGTCGACAGTACCACCTTCGTCACGCTAGACACGTGGAGGGAGGACGACGTCGGCCTGACCGCCACTGCCACCACTGCCACGGCCACCGACACCTCCGCCTGGCCGGAGACGGAGAACACGAGTCTGGGGAAGAGGAAGGTGCGGGCCCTGTACGACCACGTATCCATCAGCCACACGAGCTCCCAAACGAAG CCTGATAGTTTGTCCGATGAAGAGGAGAAGGACAACAAAAGGGAGGTGGGGAAGCCTTCCGGCGCCACCAAAAAGAGCAGAGCCGCCGCCATCCACAACCAGTCCGAACGT AAAAGGAGGGACAGGATCAACCAGCGGATGAAGACTCTACAGAAGCTGGTGCCCAACTCCAGCAAG ACCGACAAGGCGTCGATGCTGGACGAGGTGATCGAGTACCTGAAGCAGCTGCAGGCGCAGGTGCAGATGATGAGCAGGATTAGTAGCATGATGGTGGCTGCCATGCCGCAGCTGCAGATGCCAATGGTGGCGCAGCTGCTACCCCACATGGCCCAGTTCCCGCAGCTGCCACATATGGGACTGATGGACTTTGCCTCGATAGGTCGCTCCGTCCCTCCGGTCTTGCCCCTCCTCCACCCATCGGCGTTCCTTCATCTCGCCGCCACCGGGGGCTGGGACGGAATCGGCGACCGGCGGCCCGTCGGTTCCGTCCTCCCCGACCCCTTCTCGGCTCTCCTCGCTTGTCAGATGGCACAG CAACCAATGAGCTTAGACGAGTACAGCAGAATGGTCACGCTGCTTCAACACTTGTCTCAGAATCAGTCACCGGCTAATCTCAAGTCGTCGTAG
- the LOC103994250 gene encoding zinc finger protein ZAT4-like has translation MAMVMDQQQPEQQQQQQQTYRHYCRICKKGFGCGRALGGHMRAHGIVDDYAADAEDDPSGCSDWDGRMNSAAAGTKRMYALRTNPARLRSCRVCENCGKEFLSWKSFLEHGRCSSEEEEEEDGYESVPASSRSEGDVDLAGWSKGKRSRRAKVVGMSEEEDLASCLMMLSAARVEPAAIAETEESCASASKEDDRRRQTVAVGVTTEIPQGPAFLPPAQPSVPRGTFECKACKKVFSSHQALGGHRASHKKVKGCFAVKHDGLDEAPPDDEVITHENVAAASTSTAIVPFDDPAPLAITPLRKRSKVHECSICHRVFTSGQALGGHKRCHWITSSSPDPGLKLQPLPHHANLPHQLTLRPMFDEPLDLNQPARADEIARGTRDIGSPLRLQMPTAIYLQAWIDRRDVGRNRACATSSDKNDDHNNVHGKDDNNTEISGLNVDDEVDSNVKRAKLSELKNINMGEDSSPWLQVGIGSSANESSEA, from the coding sequence ATGGCAATGGTGATGGACCAGCAACAGCcagagcaacagcagcagcagcagcagacgtACAGGCACTATTGCCGGATATGCAAGAAGGGGTTTGGCTGCGGGCGCGCCCTCGGGGGCCACATGCGCGCTCACGGGATCGTCGACGACTACGCGGCCGACGCTGAGGATGACCCCTCCGGCTGCAGCGACTGGGATGGCAGGATGAATTCGGCGGCCGCAGGCACCAAGCGGATGTACGCGCTCCGCACCAACCCCGCCCGCCTCAGGAGCTGCCGCGTCTGCGAGAACTGCGGCAAGGAGTTCCTGTCGTGGAAGTCATTCCTCGAGCACGGCAGATGCAgctccgaggaggaggaggaggaagacggcTACGAGTCTGTGCCCGCCTCGTCCAGGTCCGAGGGTGACGTCGATCTCGCGGGGTGGAGTAAGGGCAAGCGATCCAGGCGCGCGAAGGTGGTCGGGATGAGCGAAGAGGAGGACCTCGCCAGCTGCCTGATGATGCTGTCCGCCGCCCGTGTCGAGCCGGCGGCTATCGCCGAGACCGAGGAGTCGTGTGCGTCCGCGAGCAAGGAGGACGACCGGCGGCGGCAAACGGTCGCGGTCGGTGTCACGACGGAGATTCCTCAGGGTCCTGCATTCTTGCCGCCGGCGCAACCGAGCGTTCCCAGGGGGACGTTCGAGTGCAAGGCTTGCAAGAAGGTCTTCAGCTCGCACCAGGCGCTGGGGGGCCACCGGGCCAGCCACAAGAAGGTCAAAGGCTGCTTCGCCGTCAAGCACGACGGCCTCGACGAGGCCCCGCCCGACGACGAGGTGATCACCCACGAGAACGTGGCGGCCGCATCGACCTCGACGGCGATCGTGCCGTTCGATGACCCGGCTCCGCTGGCCATTACGCCGCTCAGAAAGAGGTCGAAGGTGCACGAGTGCTCCATCTGCCACCGCGTGTTCACGTCGGGGCAGGCGTTGGGCGGGCACAAGCGGTGCCACTGGATCACGTCCAGTTCGCCGGACCCCGGCCTAAAGCTCCAACCCTTACCGCACCACGCCAACCTTCCCCACCAGCTGACGCTTAGACCCATGTTCGATGAACCTCTCGATCTCAACCAGCCTGCGCGCGCCGATGAGATCGCTCGAGGGACGAGGGACATCGGGAGTCCATTACGACTCCAAATGCCTACAGCGATCTACTTACAGGCATGGATCGATCGCCGCGACGTCGGCAGAAACAGAGCCTGCGCCACCAGCAGTGACAAGAACGACGATCACAATAACGTCCACGGCAAGGACGACAACAACACCGAGATATCTGGTCTCAACGTGGACGACGAAGTGGACAGCAACGTAAAGAGAGCGAAGCTGAGCGAGCTGAAGAACATCAACATGGGAGAAGACAGCTCCCCTTGGTTGCAGGTGGGGATTGGTTCGTCTGCCAACGAGAGCAGTGAAGCATGA
- the LOC103993288 gene encoding acyl-acyl carrier protein thioesterase ATL3, chloroplastic-like, with protein sequence MQLRSHSLVHDARVPFSPSSATRLSAVRAALSIHLMQRGTHRGPVLRRCGGRCVRPVAARSTEAPGSVGDIRTQNFFEVELNVRDYEVDQFGVVNNAVYANYCQHGRHELLKKIGINVDAVARTGNSFALSDLRLKYISPLRSQDKFVLKVRVVSITAARVIMEHFIYKLPDLQPVLEATATVVCLNGSYRPIRVPSELSAKLLQFSLDDSE encoded by the exons ATGCAGCTCCGCTCCCACAGCCTCGTACATGACGCCCGCGTCCCATTCTCTCCGTCGAGCGCCACTCGCCTCTCCGCTGTCAGAGCTGCTCTCTCCATCCACCTTATGCAGCGCGGAACTCACAGAGGGCCCGTCCTGCGCCGCTGCGGCGGACGGTGCGTCCGCCCCGTCGCAGCGAGGAGCACCGAGGCGCCTGGTTCAGTCGGTGACATTAG GACGCAAAATTTTTTCGAAGTTGAGCTTAACGTCAGAGATTATGAAGTCGATCAGTTTGGAGTTGTTAATAATGCTGTCTATGCAAACTATTGTCAGCATG GCCGTCATGAATTACTTAAGAAGATCGGGATTAATGTGGATGCAGTTGCTCGCACTGGAAACTCATTTGCACTTTCTGACTTGCGGCTGAAGTATATTTCACCATTAAGA AGTCAGGATAAATTTGTTTTAAAGGTGAGGGTTGTGAGCATCACGGCTGCTCGAGTTATTATGGAACACTTCATTTACAAGCTGCCAGATCTGCAG CCCGTATTGGAAGCAACTGCAACAGTTGTTTGTCTCAATGGAAGCTATCGTCCTATTCGGGTGCCAAGTGAGTTGTCAGCAAAACTATTGCAGTTCTCCTTGGATGATTCAGAGTGA